One part of the Candidatus Methylomirabilota bacterium genome encodes these proteins:
- a CDS encoding 2-oxoisovalerate dehydrogenase, with translation MTRGNLSELIFLVEEAPEGGFTARALGESIFTEADSVASLHERVRDAVRCHFEEGQAPKVIRLHFVREEIISA, from the coding sequence ATGACACGCGGCAACCTGTCGGAGCTGATCTTCTTGGTGGAGGAGGCCCCGGAGGGCGGCTTCACGGCCCGGGCGCTCGGGGAGTCGATCTTCACGGAGGCCGACAGCGTCGCAAGCCTGCACGAGAGGGTCCGCGACGCAGTCCGCTGCCATTTCGAGGAAGGTCAGGCTCCCAAGGTTATCCGCCTCCACTTCGTCCGCGAGGAAATCATCAGCGCTTGA
- a CDS encoding ATP-binding protein codes for MPSPADFEKLGVFYLGRPYDPQAKKAQDGLLLYDSKDLVTHAVCVGMTGSGKTGLCLALIEEAAIDGIPAILIDPKGDLANLLLTFPALRPEDFRAWINEDDARRKNVSPDDYAGQQAEAWQKGLASWGEDGPRIQRLRDAADFAIYTPGSNAGIPLSILRSFAAPPEAIRNDAELLRERIGTTATSLLGLLGIDADPIKSREHILISTILDTAWKQGQALDLAAMIQQIQTPPVKRVGVLDLEAFFPSKDRFALAMSLNNLLAAPGFEAWMEGEALEVDHLLHTATGKPRIAIVSIAHLTDAERMFFVSLLLNQVVGWMRTQSGTTSLRALLYMDEIFGFFPPVANPPSKTPLLTLLKQARAFGVGVVLATQNPVDLDYKGLSNTGTWFIGRLQTERDKARVLDGLEGAAGSAGQGFDRPGLERILSGLSSRIFLMNNVHEDHPVVFESRWVMSYLRGPLTRAQIKSLMDGRRGADIAEPAAEATTGSAKGAAAAASAPASPPASAPVARPGKSKAARAAALAAESALSTGGGQRPLLPPDVPQHFVPAHGAAPAGSSLLYQPMLAGFAQVRVADTKSKIDVTRDVTVLTPITGEAVPVDWDQAAVAGFTSADLADGPDEGGGFADLPAPAGKKKSYDAWSKEFAAWLLRTQKVDLLRSPSLKAVSNPDESERDFRVRLQQSTRQDRDRAIEALRQKYAPKQAALQERRRRAEQAVARESEQATQQGIQTAISVGATILGAFLGRKAVNVSTIGRATTAARGAGRVLKETQDVGRAKESVGAVDQAIADLDAQFKAEADALTASTDPLTERLESISLKPTRQNISVRLVTLAWAPAWRDPAGGITPAWE; via the coding sequence ATGCCGAGCCCCGCCGACTTCGAGAAGCTGGGCGTCTTCTACCTGGGGCGGCCCTACGACCCGCAGGCGAAGAAGGCGCAGGACGGCCTGCTCCTCTACGACTCGAAGGACCTGGTGACCCACGCGGTCTGCGTGGGCATGACGGGGAGCGGCAAGACCGGCCTCTGCCTGGCCCTCATCGAGGAAGCCGCCATCGACGGCATCCCGGCCATCCTGATCGACCCCAAGGGCGACCTGGCCAACCTGCTGCTGACCTTCCCGGCGTTGCGGCCCGAGGACTTCCGCGCGTGGATCAACGAGGACGACGCGCGGCGCAAGAACGTCTCTCCCGACGACTATGCGGGCCAGCAGGCCGAGGCCTGGCAGAAGGGCCTCGCGTCCTGGGGCGAGGACGGCCCGCGGATCCAGCGCCTGCGCGACGCGGCCGACTTCGCGATCTACACCCCGGGGAGCAACGCGGGCATCCCGCTGTCGATCCTCAGGTCGTTCGCGGCGCCGCCCGAGGCGATTCGTAACGACGCCGAGCTGCTGCGCGAGCGCATCGGCACCACCGCCACCAGCCTCCTCGGGCTGCTCGGCATCGATGCCGATCCGATCAAGAGCCGCGAGCACATCCTGATCTCCACCATCCTGGACACCGCGTGGAAGCAGGGACAGGCGCTCGATCTCGCGGCCATGATCCAGCAGATCCAGACGCCGCCGGTGAAGCGGGTGGGCGTGCTGGACCTCGAGGCGTTCTTCCCCTCCAAGGATCGCTTCGCGCTGGCCATGTCGCTCAACAACCTGCTCGCGGCCCCCGGCTTCGAGGCCTGGATGGAAGGCGAGGCGCTCGAGGTCGACCACCTGCTGCACACCGCGACGGGCAAGCCGCGCATCGCCATCGTGTCGATCGCGCACCTGACCGATGCGGAGCGGATGTTCTTCGTCTCCCTCCTGCTCAACCAGGTCGTGGGGTGGATGCGCACGCAGTCGGGCACCACCAGCCTGCGCGCGCTGCTCTACATGGACGAGATCTTCGGCTTCTTCCCGCCGGTGGCCAATCCGCCGTCGAAGACGCCGCTGCTCACCCTGCTCAAGCAGGCGCGGGCCTTCGGCGTCGGCGTCGTGCTGGCCACCCAGAACCCCGTCGATCTCGACTACAAGGGCCTGTCCAACACCGGCACGTGGTTCATCGGACGGCTGCAGACCGAGCGCGACAAGGCGCGGGTGCTCGACGGCCTCGAGGGCGCGGCGGGCAGCGCGGGTCAGGGCTTCGACCGCCCGGGGCTCGAGCGCATCCTGTCCGGGCTCTCGAGCCGCATCTTCTTGATGAACAACGTGCACGAGGACCATCCGGTGGTGTTCGAGAGCCGCTGGGTGATGTCCTACTTGCGCGGACCGCTGACGCGCGCGCAGATCAAATCGCTGATGGACGGGCGGCGCGGCGCGGACATCGCGGAGCCGGCGGCCGAGGCGACGACCGGGAGCGCCAAGGGCGCTGCGGCGGCCGCGTCCGCGCCCGCGTCGCCACCCGCGTCGGCGCCGGTCGCTCGGCCCGGGAAGAGCAAGGCGGCGCGGGCGGCGGCACTCGCGGCCGAGAGCGCGCTGTCCACCGGAGGCGGTCAACGCCCGCTCTTGCCGCCCGACGTGCCCCAGCATTTCGTGCCGGCTCACGGCGCGGCGCCCGCCGGGTCGAGCCTGCTCTACCAGCCGATGCTCGCCGGCTTCGCGCAGGTGCGCGTGGCCGACACCAAGAGCAAGATCGACGTCACCCGCGACGTGACCGTGCTCACGCCGATCACCGGCGAGGCGGTGCCGGTCGACTGGGATCAGGCGGCCGTCGCCGGCTTCACCTCGGCCGATCTCGCGGATGGGCCCGACGAGGGTGGCGGGTTCGCCGATCTGCCCGCGCCCGCCGGCAAGAAGAAGAGCTACGACGCGTGGAGCAAGGAGTTCGCGGCCTGGCTGCTGCGAACGCAGAAGGTCGACCTGCTGCGCAGCCCGTCGCTGAAGGCCGTCTCGAATCCCGACGAATCCGAGCGCGACTTCCGGGTTCGCCTGCAGCAATCCACCCGTCAGGACCGCGATCGTGCCATCGAAGCCCTGCGCCAGAAGTACGCGCCCAAGCAGGCCGCGCTCCAGGAGCGGCGTCGCCGCGCCGAGCAGGCGGTGGCGCGCGAGAGCGAGCAGGCCACCCAGCAGGGCATCCAGACCGCGATCTCGGTGGGCGCCACCATCCTGGGCGCCTTCCTCGGCCGCAAGGCGGTCAACGTCAGCACGATCGGGCGCGCCACCACCGCGGCCCGCGGCGCCGGCCGCGTGCTGAAGGAGACGCAGGACGTCGGGCGGGCCAAGGAGTCGGTCGGAGCGGTCGATCAGGCCATCGCCGACCTCGACGCGCAGTTCAAGGCCGAGGCCGACGCGCTGACCGCGAGCACCGACCCGCTCACCGAGCGGCTGGAGAGCATCTCGCTCAAGCCCACGCGCCAGAACATCTCCGTCCGGCTGGTCACGCTGGCGTGGGCGCCCGCCTGGCGCGATCCGGCGGGCGGGATCACGCCGGCCTGGGAATGA